A single genomic interval of Bos taurus isolate L1 Dominette 01449 registration number 42190680 breed Hereford chromosome 6, ARS-UCD2.0, whole genome shotgun sequence harbors:
- the CCNA2 gene encoding cyclin-A2 (The RefSeq protein has 1 frameshift compared to this genomic sequence) translates to MLGSSAHGPAAREAGSAVTLQQTAFQEDQENVNPEKAAPAQQPRTRAGLAVLRAGNSRGPAPQRPKTRRVAPLKDLPINDEYVPVPPWKANNKQPAFTIHVDEAEEEIQKRPTESKKSESEDVLAFNSAVTLPGPRKPLAPLDYPMDGSFESPHTMEMSVVLEDEKPVSVNEVPDYHEDIHTYLREMEVKCKPKVGYMKKQPDITNSMRAILVDWLVEVGEEYKLQNETLHLAVNYIDRFLSSMSVLRGKLQLVGTAAMLLASKFEEIYPPEVAEFVYITDDTYTKKQVLRMEHLVLKVLAFDLAAPTINQFLTQYFLHQQPANCKVESLAMFLGELSLIDADPYLKYLPSVIAAAAFHLALYTVTGQSWPESLVQKTGYTLETLKPCLLDLHQTYLRAPQHAQQSIREKYKNSKYHGVSLLNPPETLNV, encoded by the exons ATGTTGGGCAGCTCCGCGCACGGGCCTGCGGCCCGCGAGGCGGGTTCGGCGGTAACATTGCAGCAGACGGCGTTCCAGGAGGACCAGGAGAACGTCAATCCCGAGAAGGCGGCGCCCGCCCAGCAGCCCCGGACCCGGGCTGGACTGGCGGTACTGAGGGCCGGAAACTCGCGGGGTCCAGCTCCCCAGAGGCCTAAGACGCGACGG GTTGCACCTCTTAAGGATCTTCCTATAAATGATGAGTATGTCCCTGTTCCTCCCTGGAAAGCAAACAATAAACAGCCTGCATTTACCATACATGtggatgaagcagaaga aattcaaaagagGCCAACTGAATctaaaaaatcagaaagtgaagatgTCTTGGCCTTTAATTCAGCTGTTACTTTACCAGGACCAAGAAAGCCACTGGCACCTCTTGATTACCCAATGGATGGTAGTTTTG AGTCTCCACATACTATGGAAATGTCAGTTGTATTGGAAGATGAAAAGCCAGTGAGTGTTAATGAAGTACCAGACTACCATGAGGACATTCACACGTACCTTAGGGAAATGGAG GTTAAATGTAAGCCTAAAGTGGGTTACATGAAGAAACAGCCAGACATTACTAACAGTATGAGGGCTATCCTCGTGGACTGGTTAGTTGAAGTAGGAGAAGAATATAAACTGCAGAACGAGACCCTGCATTTGGCTGTGAACTACATTGATAGGTTTCTTTCATCCATGTCTGTGTTGAGAGGAAAACTTCAACTTGTGGGCACTGCTGCTATGCTTTTAGCCTC AAAGTTTGAAGAGATATACCCGCCAGAAGTAGCAGAGTTTGTATACATTACAGATGACACTTATACCAAGAAACAAGTTCTAAGGATGGAGCACCTAGTCTTGAAAGTCCTGGCTTTTGACTTAGCTGCACCAACAATAAATCAGTTTCTTACCCAGTACTTTTTGCATCAGCAGCCTGCAAACTGCAAAGTTGAAAGTTTAGCAATG tttttGGGAGAGTTAAGTTTGATAGATGCTGACCCATATCTAAAGTATTTGCCGTCAGTTATCGCTGCAGCAGCCTTTCATTTAGCACTCTACACAGTCACAGGACAAAGCTGG CCTGAATCATTAGTACAGAAGACTGGATATACTCTGGAAACTCTAAAGCCTTGTCTCCTGGACCTTCACCAGACCTACCTCAGAGCACCACAGCACGCACAACAGTCAATAAGAGAGAAGTACAAAAATTCAAA GTATCATGGTGTTTCTCTCCTCAACCCACCAGAGACACTAAATGTGTAA
- the EXOSC9 gene encoding exosome complex component RRP45 (The RefSeq protein has 1 substitution compared to this genomic sequence): MKETPLSNCERRFLLRAIEEKKRLDGRQTYDYRNIKISFGTDYGCCIVELGKTRVLGQVSCELVSPKLNRATEGILFFNLELSQMAAPAFEPGRQSDLLVKLNRLLERCLRNSKCIDTESLCVVAGEKVWQIRVDLHLLNHDGNIIDAASIAAIVALCHFRRPDVSVQGDEVTLYTLEERDPVPLSIHHMPICVSFAFFQQGTYLLVDPSEREERVMDGLLVIAMNKHREICTIQSSGGIMLLKDQVLRCSKIAGVKVVEITELIQKALENDQKVRKEGGKFGFVESMANQRITAFKMEKAPIDTSDVEEKAEEIISEAEPPSEVVSKPVLWTPGTAQIGEGIENSWGHLEDSEKEDEDEGGSDEAIILDGMKMDTGVEVSNIGSQDAPIVLSDSEEEEMIILEPDKNPKKIRTQTISATQVKAPSKKPVKKRKKKRAAN; the protein is encoded by the exons ATGAAGGAGACGCCACTGTCAAACTGCGAGCGCCGCTTTCTACTCCGCGCCATTGAAGAGAAGAAG CGGCTGGATGGCAGACAAACCTATGATTATAGGAACATCAAGATTTCATTTGGAACAGATTATGGGTGCTGCATTGTGGAGCTTGGGAAAACAAG AGTTCTTGGACAGGTTTCCTGTGAACTTGTTTCTCCAAAACTCAATAGGGCAACAgaaggtattcttttttttaaccttgaacTCTCTCAGATGGCTGCCCCAGCTTTTGAACCTGGCAg GCAGTCAGATCTCTTGGTGAAGTTGAATCGCCTCTTGGAAAGATGTTTAAGAAATTCGAAGTGTATAGATACTGAATCTCTCTGTGTTGTTGCTGGTGAAAAG GTTTGGCAAATACGTGTGGACCTGCATTTATTAAATCATGATGGAAATATTATCGATGCTGCCAGCATTGCTGCAATTGTAGCCTTATGTCACTTCCGAAGGCCTGATGTCTCTGTCCAAGGAGATGAAGTAACATTG TATACACTAGAAGAACGTGATCCTGTACCATTGAGCATCCATCACATGCCCATTTGTGTCAGTTTCGCCTTCTTCCAGCAAGG AACATATTTATTGGTGGATCCCAGTGAACGAGAAGAACGTGTAATGGATGGCTTGCTGGTGATTGCCATGAATAAGCATCGAGAGATTTGTACCATCCAGTCCAGTGGTGGGATAATGCTGCTAAAAGATCAA GTTTTGAGATGCAGTAAAATAGCTGGTGTGAAAGTAGTGGAAATTACAGAGCTAATACAAAAAGCTTTGGAGAACGACCAGAAAGTTAg GAAAGAAGGTGGAAAGTTTGGCTTTGCAGAATCTATGGCAAATCAAAGGATTACagcatttaaaatggaaaaggcCCCTATTGATACCTCTGATGTGgaagagaaagcagaagaaatCATTTCTGAAGCTGAACCTCCTTCAGAAGT TGTTTCTAAACCTGTGCTGTGGACTCCTGGGACCGCCCAAATTGGAGAGGGAATAGAAAACTCCTGGGGTCATCTTGAAGACTCTGAGAAGGAAGACGAGGATGAAGGTGGCAGTGATGAAGCTATCATTCTTGATGGTATGAAAATGGACACAGGAGTAGAAGTCTCTAATATTGGAAGCCAAG ATGCCCCTATAGTGctctcagacagtgaagaagaagaaatgatcaTTTTAGAACCAGATAAGAATCCAAAGAAAATAAG AACACAGACCATCAGTGCAACACAAGTAAAAGCACCAAGTAAAAAGccagtgaagaaaagaaaaaagaagagagcgGCCAATTAA
- the EXOSC9 gene encoding exosome complex component RRP45 isoform X1: protein MKETPLSNCERRFLLRAIEEKKRLDGRQTYDYRNIKISFGTDYGCCIVELGKTRVLGQVSCELVSPKLNRATEGILFFNLELSQMAAPAFEPGRQSDLLVKLNRLLERCLRNSKCIDTESLCVVAGEKVWQIRVDLHLLNHDGNIIDAASIAAIVALCHFRRPDVSVQGDEVTLYTLEERDPVPLSIHHMPICVSFAFFQQGTYLLVDPSEREERVMDGLLVIAMNKHREICTIQSSGGIMLLKDQVLRCSKIAGVKVVEITELIQKALENDQKVRKEGGKFGFAESMANQRITAFKMEKAPIDTSDVEEKAEEIISEAEPPSEVVSKPVLWTPGTAQIGEGIENSWGHLEDSEKEDEDEGGSDEAIILDGMKMDTGVEVSNIGSQEHRPSVQHK, encoded by the exons ATGAAGGAGACGCCACTGTCAAACTGCGAGCGCCGCTTTCTACTCCGCGCCATTGAAGAGAAGAAG CGGCTGGATGGCAGACAAACCTATGATTATAGGAACATCAAGATTTCATTTGGAACAGATTATGGGTGCTGCATTGTGGAGCTTGGGAAAACAAG AGTTCTTGGACAGGTTTCCTGTGAACTTGTTTCTCCAAAACTCAATAGGGCAACAgaaggtattcttttttttaaccttgaacTCTCTCAGATGGCTGCCCCAGCTTTTGAACCTGGCAg GCAGTCAGATCTCTTGGTGAAGTTGAATCGCCTCTTGGAAAGATGTTTAAGAAATTCGAAGTGTATAGATACTGAATCTCTCTGTGTTGTTGCTGGTGAAAAG GTTTGGCAAATACGTGTGGACCTGCATTTATTAAATCATGATGGAAATATTATCGATGCTGCCAGCATTGCTGCAATTGTAGCCTTATGTCACTTCCGAAGGCCTGATGTCTCTGTCCAAGGAGATGAAGTAACATTG TATACACTAGAAGAACGTGATCCTGTACCATTGAGCATCCATCACATGCCCATTTGTGTCAGTTTCGCCTTCTTCCAGCAAGG AACATATTTATTGGTGGATCCCAGTGAACGAGAAGAACGTGTAATGGATGGCTTGCTGGTGATTGCCATGAATAAGCATCGAGAGATTTGTACCATCCAGTCCAGTGGTGGGATAATGCTGCTAAAAGATCAA GTTTTGAGATGCAGTAAAATAGCTGGTGTGAAAGTAGTGGAAATTACAGAGCTAATACAAAAAGCTTTGGAGAACGACCAGAAAGTTAg GAAAGAAGGTGGAAAGTTTGGCTTTGCAGAATCTATGGCAAATCAAAGGATTACagcatttaaaatggaaaaggcCCCTATTGATACCTCTGATGTGgaagagaaagcagaagaaatCATTTCTGAAGCTGAACCTCCTTCAGAAGT TGTTTCTAAACCTGTGCTGTGGACTCCTGGGACCGCCCAAATTGGAGAGGGAATAGAAAACTCCTGGGGTCATCTTGAAGACTCTGAGAAGGAAGACGAGGATGAAGGTGGCAGTGATGAAGCTATCATTCTTGATGGTATGAAAATGGACACAGGAGTAGAAGTCTCTAATATTGGAAGCCAAG AACACAGACCATCAGTGCAACACAAGTAA